In Prochlorococcus marinus XMU1411, one genomic interval encodes:
- a CDS encoding nucleotide sugar dehydrogenase yields the protein MKFPDINKCSVSIIGLGYVGFPLAFELSKPQKRLNNILIERKVIGFDINEERINELNKGLDNTNEIDLKKEDLPSLLELTSDVEKIHKCDVFIVTVPTPIDENKKPDLSPLKNACKTIGTILKKRKSSIMPIVIYESTVFPGATEEICIPIIEEISSMKLNIDFVCGYSPERINPGDSDHKLRDIKKVVSGSNKDCANWILEFYKTIIDAGVFKAKSIKVAEAAKIIENTQRDLNIALMNELAIIFDKLNIDNNDVLEAAATKWNFLKFRPGLVGGHCIGVDPYYLTFKAEEIGYYPQLVLAGRKINDNMPNWIVDKLFFIMNKKDINISGSEILILGITFKENCPDLRNSLVINLINKLNKSNMKITIVDPYADAKLAFDKHKLKILKDIPIGHKYDILLTAVGHNYFKNINVLAWKKLIKNNGFFLDLKGIIPRELNPIRIM from the coding sequence ATGAAATTTCCAGATATAAATAAATGTTCAGTAAGTATTATTGGATTGGGATATGTTGGATTTCCTCTCGCATTTGAATTATCAAAACCCCAAAAAAGATTAAATAATATATTAATTGAGAGAAAAGTAATAGGTTTTGACATTAATGAAGAAAGAATAAATGAATTAAATAAAGGACTAGATAATACGAACGAAATAGATTTAAAAAAAGAAGATTTACCTTCACTATTAGAACTTACTTCGGATGTAGAAAAGATACATAAATGTGATGTCTTTATAGTTACTGTTCCAACTCCTATAGATGAAAATAAAAAGCCTGATTTAAGTCCTTTAAAAAATGCTTGTAAAACAATTGGGACAATTTTAAAGAAAAGAAAAAGTTCAATTATGCCTATAGTTATTTATGAAAGTACTGTTTTTCCTGGCGCAACCGAAGAAATTTGTATCCCAATTATTGAAGAAATTTCATCGATGAAACTTAATATAGACTTTGTTTGTGGCTATAGTCCTGAAAGGATTAATCCTGGTGATTCGGATCATAAACTAAGAGATATCAAAAAGGTAGTAAGTGGATCTAATAAAGATTGCGCTAATTGGATTCTTGAATTTTATAAAACTATTATAGATGCAGGAGTTTTTAAGGCCAAAAGTATAAAAGTTGCTGAAGCAGCAAAGATTATTGAGAATACCCAAAGGGATTTAAATATTGCATTAATGAATGAATTAGCAATTATTTTTGACAAGTTGAACATTGATAATAATGATGTTCTAGAGGCTGCAGCAACAAAATGGAACTTTCTAAAGTTTAGGCCAGGTTTAGTTGGAGGTCATTGTATTGGAGTTGATCCTTATTACTTAACTTTTAAAGCCGAAGAGATAGGATATTATCCTCAATTAGTTTTAGCTGGAAGAAAGATTAACGATAATATGCCTAATTGGATAGTTGATAAATTGTTTTTTATAATGAATAAAAAAGATATAAATATCTCTGGATCTGAGATTCTTATTTTAGGTATTACTTTTAAAGAGAATTGCCCCGATTTAAGGAATTCTTTAGTAATAAATTTGATAAACAAATTAAATAAATCCAATATGAAAATTACAATTGTTGATCCTTACGCTGATGCAAAATTAGCTTTTGATAAACATAAACTAAAAATTCTAAAAGATATTCCCATAGGACATAAATATGACATATTACTTACAGCAGTAGGACATAATTACTTTAAAAATATTAATGTATTAGCTTGGAAAAAACTAATAAAAAATAATGGTTTTTTTCTTGACCTTAAGGGAATAATACCTCGTGAACTTAATCCAATTAGAATCATGTGA
- the galE gene encoding UDP-glucose 4-epimerase GalE, protein MNILIIGGAGYIGSQTTKAIKKKGYYPIVLDNLIHGHKHLIEDILKVPLIVGQAGDKELLKNILLGNHPKLKGRTIDAIIHLAAFANIGESMEKPAKYYRNNLGETLSILEVLIDQVKLREEKKISPLKIPFVFSSTCATFGVPELKDIPISENNTQNPINPYGRSKLMIEKILEDFHNAYEIPSISLRYFNAAGADPECELGEDHNPETHLIPLILDALGDNENSIKVFGRDYPTKDGTCIRDFIHVYDLAEAHVAALEKIIKNNICDFYNLGTGKGYSVIEVIETCKEVTGLALKVDFVERRLGDPPILIASPKKIMKELQWRPVFSDLETIIRHAWRWYLKNSS, encoded by the coding sequence ATGAATATATTGATAATTGGTGGGGCTGGATATATAGGTTCTCAAACTACAAAAGCAATTAAAAAAAAAGGATATTATCCAATTGTTTTAGATAACTTAATACATGGACATAAGCATTTAATTGAAGATATTTTAAAAGTACCTTTAATTGTAGGTCAAGCAGGAGATAAGGAACTATTAAAAAATATTCTTTTAGGAAATCATCCCAAACTAAAAGGTAGAACCATAGATGCAATAATTCATCTCGCAGCATTTGCGAATATTGGAGAATCTATGGAGAAACCAGCAAAATACTACAGAAATAATTTAGGAGAAACATTATCTATTTTGGAGGTTTTGATTGATCAAGTTAAATTAAGGGAAGAAAAAAAAATATCCCCATTAAAGATTCCTTTTGTTTTTAGTTCAACTTGTGCAACCTTTGGAGTGCCTGAGTTAAAGGATATCCCAATTTCTGAGAATAATACTCAGAATCCCATAAACCCTTATGGGAGATCAAAATTAATGATTGAGAAAATTCTTGAGGATTTTCACAATGCTTATGAGATTCCTTCTATAAGTTTGAGATACTTTAATGCAGCTGGGGCAGATCCAGAATGCGAACTTGGAGAAGACCATAATCCAGAAACACATTTAATACCTCTCATCCTTGATGCTTTAGGAGATAATGAGAATTCAATTAAAGTATTCGGGAGAGATTATCCAACAAAAGATGGAACATGTATAAGAGATTTTATACACGTCTATGACTTAGCTGAAGCGCATGTAGCAGCACTTGAGAAAATAATCAAAAATAATATCTGCGACTTTTACAATTTAGGAACTGGGAAAGGTTATTCAGTTATTGAGGTTATTGAAACATGTAAAGAAGTTACAGGATTAGCACTTAAAGTGGATTTTGTTGAGAGACGGTTGGGTGATCCTCCAATCCTTATCGCATCTCCAAAAAAGATTATGAAAGAATTGCAATGGCGACCTGTTTTTTCAGATTTAGAAACAATAATAAGACATGCATGGAGGTGGTATTTAAAAAATAGCTCTTAA
- a CDS encoding cytidylyltransferase domain-containing protein, whose amino-acid sequence MNILAVIPARGGSKGIPKKNLIKLSGKPLIVHTIEAAKLSKNISKLILTTDDQEIASIGREFNLEVIKRPAKLSTDAATSHSAILHAYKSVLTSSYKPDIILTLQPTSPLRTSTHIDEAINIFNKDNYADSLVSCIRLPHIFNPESIMELNNQGYLDNYLKASKITRRQDKKIYYARNGAAIYLTKSECINKFIFGGNIIPYFMNEIDSIDIDSLEDLAKAELFLKYKSNYK is encoded by the coding sequence ATGAATATTCTTGCAGTTATTCCAGCAAGAGGAGGTTCAAAAGGAATTCCTAAAAAGAATTTAATTAAATTATCAGGTAAACCACTTATTGTGCATACAATTGAAGCTGCAAAATTATCAAAAAATATCTCAAAGCTTATTTTAACCACAGATGATCAAGAAATTGCTTCAATAGGCAGAGAATTTAATTTGGAGGTAATTAAAAGACCGGCTAAGCTTTCAACTGATGCTGCCACTTCCCATTCAGCAATACTCCATGCTTACAAATCAGTTTTAACCAGTAGCTATAAACCAGATATAATTCTTACCCTGCAACCTACTTCACCATTAAGAACCTCCACTCATATTGATGAAGCAATTAATATTTTCAACAAAGATAATTATGCTGATAGCTTAGTGAGCTGTATAAGGTTACCTCACATATTTAATCCCGAATCAATTATGGAATTAAATAATCAAGGATATTTAGATAACTATTTAAAAGCATCTAAGATTACAAGAAGGCAAGATAAGAAGATATATTACGCAAGAAATGGAGCTGCAATTTATTTAACTAAGTCAGAATGTATTAATAAATTCATCTTTGGAGGAAACATAATTCCTTATTTTATGAATGAAATAGACTCAATAGATATTGATAGTCTTGAGGATCTAGCAAAAGCAGAATTGTTTTTAAAATATAAAAGTAATTATAAATAA